A genome region from Manihot esculenta cultivar AM560-2 chromosome 5, M.esculenta_v8, whole genome shotgun sequence includes the following:
- the LOC122723735 gene encoding protein transport protein SEC23-like: protein MISKTNLPAELYPQYTTVQYMLSNPNVNPNIPGNAAPAPSGSPVFLFVLDTCMIEEEFGFVKSALKRAIGLLPDNVLVGFVSFGTQAQVHELGFSDMSKVYVFRGNKEISKDQIMEQLGLGVRAGEPLLDTHRKECKMGFQFLALPASYCPHPSANIPSTFFWMSCKRINGRLLLGIELQGA, encoded by the exons ATGATCTCCAAGACCAATCTCCCTGCTGAGCTCTACCCTCAATACACGACTGTGCAATACATGCTTTCTAACCCTAATGTTAATCCCAATATTCCCGGGAACGCAGCTCCTGCACCATCGGGTTCACCTGTTTTCTTGTTCGTTCTCGATACGTGCATGATCGAGGAGGAGTTTGGGTTCGTAAAATCGGCTCTCAAACGCGCGATCGGGTTGTTGCCGGATAACGTGCTTGTTGGGTTCGTTTCATTTGGGACGCAGGCACAGGTTCATGAATTGGGATTTTCAGATATGTCGAAGGTTTATGTGTTTAGAGGCAACAAGGAGATTTCCAAAGATCAGATTATGGAGCAGTTGGGACTTGGTGTTCGGGCAGGAGAGCCCCTGTTGGATACCCACAGAAAGGAATGCAAAATGGGTTTCCAATTCTTGGCGTTACCCGCTTCTTATTGCCCGCATCCGAGTGCGAATATACCCTCAACTTT CTTTTGGATGAGTTGCAAACGGATCAATGGCCGATTGCTCCTGGGAATCGAGCTTCAAGGTGCATAG